One genomic window of Methanosalsum zhilinae DSM 4017 includes the following:
- a CDS encoding AAA family ATPase yields the protein MNKKKNREQYQDYRESTADVLIIEPAGYPLTSVLEEYPEIENPEVFECYAREQWNGYIACKDDFLFDRRMYPDFAYRIVDVDPPESIIGLETTIIVTENECIQEPFEFKSSITFESVVGQNVARQKCKLIEKYLEQPEFFGKWAPRNVLFFGPSGTGKTMFAKALANKADVPILPVKATQLIGEYVGEGARQIHQLYEHAEEMAPCIIFIDELDAIALDRRYQELRGDVAEIVNSLLTEMDGIIERSGVCTIGATNRADTLDTAIRSRFEEEIEFVLPDEKERLEIIKKNIDTFPLPVTDIDLSRIAKTTAGFSGRDIVEKLLKSALHLAIMDDKEYVTQEYFEKAISTIIKDNKSGSLNLIYT from the coding sequence ATGAACAAGAAAAAAAACAGAGAACAATATCAGGATTACAGGGAATCTACTGCAGATGTCCTTATAATAGAACCTGCAGGATATCCACTTACCAGTGTGCTGGAAGAGTATCCTGAAATAGAGAATCCCGAAGTTTTTGAATGCTATGCCCGTGAACAGTGGAATGGATACATAGCATGTAAGGATGATTTTCTTTTTGACCGCAGGATGTATCCGGATTTCGCCTACAGAATAGTAGACGTTGACCCGCCAGAATCAATAATAGGTCTAGAAACCACGATAATTGTAACTGAGAATGAATGCATTCAGGAACCTTTTGAGTTTAAGAGCAGCATCACTTTTGAAAGTGTAGTTGGTCAGAATGTTGCTAGACAGAAATGCAAGTTGATCGAAAAATATCTGGAACAGCCTGAGTTCTTTGGAAAATGGGCACCTCGGAATGTACTATTCTTTGGGCCATCTGGTACTGGAAAAACAATGTTTGCAAAGGCGCTTGCAAATAAAGCAGATGTACCCATACTTCCTGTTAAAGCTACACAGCTTATAGGCGAATATGTAGGAGAAGGTGCACGCCAGATCCATCAATTATATGAACATGCAGAGGAAATGGCTCCCTGTATAATCTTCATAGATGAACTTGATGCAATTGCCCTTGACAGAAGATATCAGGAATTAAGAGGCGATGTTGCCGAGATCGTTAACTCCCTCCTAACTGAGATGGACGGTATAATAGAACGTAGCGGTGTATGCACAATCGGGGCCACAAATCGTGCAGATACATTGGATACAGCCATAAGAAGCCGGTTTGAGGAAGAAATTGAATTTGTACTGCCTGATGAAAAAGAGAGGCTGGAAATCATCAAAAAGAACATCGACACTTTCCCTCTTCCGGTCACTGACATCGACCTTAGCAGAATAGCAAAAACAACAGCTGGGTTTTCCGGTAGGGATATTGTTGAAAAATTACTCAAATCAGCTCTTCATCTGGCAATTATGGACGATAAGGAATATGTAACTCAGGAGTATTTTGAAAAAGCAATATCCACAATTATAAAAGATAATAAGTCAGGTTCTCTAAATCTTATATATACATAA
- a CDS encoding ribonuclease Z gives MLRVIFLGTGGALPTRNRNPSAILINREGELIFFDCGEGTQRQMMRARTGMMSLTSVFITHFHADHILGLPGLIQTMSFQGRTKPLVIYGPAKVKEFACILSNIGYYNLKFEIRAVEVHPGDIIKRDGYSVKILKTEHSVPSVGYALVEDSRPGKFNRDRAIELGVPVGPLFSKLQNGIPVEVEGKVISPDEVIGPSRSGRTIVYSGDTRPSDDVRRISKGADLLIHEATLADEKLDWAIESMHTTAGEAAKLAAEAEVKKLILTHISSRYTEDPSVIYNDAKKHFKNVTVAEDLMEIEVPYSK, from the coding sequence ATGCTTCGTGTAATATTTCTTGGAACCGGTGGAGCATTGCCGACACGTAACCGAAACCCATCAGCAATACTGATCAATAGAGAAGGTGAACTTATTTTTTTTGATTGTGGGGAAGGTACCCAGAGGCAGATGATGAGAGCAAGAACCGGAATGATGTCTCTTACATCTGTCTTCATCACACATTTTCATGCAGATCACATACTAGGTCTTCCAGGACTAATTCAGACAATGTCTTTTCAGGGAAGGACTAAACCTCTTGTGATCTATGGTCCTGCCAAGGTGAAAGAATTTGCTTGTATTCTGTCAAATATTGGATACTATAATCTAAAATTCGAAATAAGGGCTGTTGAAGTACATCCCGGCGATATTATAAAAAGAGATGGATATTCTGTAAAGATCTTAAAAACAGAACATAGTGTACCCAGTGTAGGATATGCACTGGTTGAGGACAGCAGGCCTGGAAAATTTAACCGGGACCGGGCAATTGAACTGGGTGTTCCTGTAGGACCTCTTTTTTCTAAACTTCAGAATGGCATTCCTGTTGAAGTTGAAGGAAAGGTCATATCCCCAGATGAGGTAATAGGTCCTTCCAGGTCCGGAAGGACAATTGTGTACAGTGGGGATACCCGTCCTTCAGACGATGTTCGCAGGATAAGCAAAGGGGCAGATCTGCTGATACATGAAGCAACCCTGGCTGATGAGAAACTTGATTGGGCGATAGAATCAATGCATACTACTGCAGGAGAGGCAGCCAAGCTGGCAGCAGAGGCAGAAGTAAAAAAACTAATACTGACACATATAAGCTCCAGATATACTGAGGATCCATCTGTGATATACAATGATGCAAAAAAACATTTTAAAAATGTTACTGTTGCTGAGGATCTGATGGAAATTGAAGTTCCCTACAGCAAATAG
- a CDS encoding 30S ribosomal protein S8e, translating to MKWQGKSRRRFTGAKIKSSKGKRKYELGRESAETVVSNTRRKIVSTRGGNRKVRLLQCDVANVTNPADGVTQKANIENVEKNSANEHYVRRNIITKGAIIKTEIGHAKVTSRPGQDGIVNAVLLE from the coding sequence ATGAAATGGCAAGGAAAATCTAGAAGGCGATTCACTGGTGCTAAAATCAAGAGCTCAAAAGGTAAGAGGAAGTACGAACTTGGAAGAGAATCTGCTGAAACCGTTGTAAGTAATACCAGACGCAAGATTGTATCTACACGGGGAGGCAACCGTAAGGTCAGATTACTGCAGTGTGATGTCGCAAATGTAACAAATCCTGCAGATGGAGTTACTCAGAAAGCAAACATTGAAAATGTTGAGAAGAACTCTGCAAATGAGCACTATGTTCGAAGGAACATTATAACAAAAGGAGCTATCATAAAGACTGAAATCGGTCATGCAAAGGTTACAAGCAGACCAGGGCAGGACGGAATTGTAAACGCAGTTCTTCTTGAATAA
- a CDS encoding Lrp/AsnC family transcriptional regulator, translated as MDNQTRHILEILEQDARTSHEDIAELTGISVDAVKQKIDQFEKTGVIRKYKTIIDWDIAGEDYVYAIIELKVTLQRRLGYQAIAERLYKFDEVRSVRLISGDHDISLTVRGKSMKQVAFFVAEKIATLENVQSTSTHFVLKTYKEDGVILYETEQLKRLPISP; from the coding sequence ATGGATAATCAAACCAGACATATATTGGAAATCCTGGAACAGGATGCCAGAACAAGCCATGAGGATATTGCAGAACTTACAGGTATTTCTGTTGATGCAGTAAAGCAAAAGATCGATCAGTTTGAAAAAACAGGCGTTATTCGTAAATACAAAACAATAATTGACTGGGATATTGCTGGAGAGGATTATGTATATGCCATCATTGAACTGAAGGTCACCCTCCAGCGACGCCTGGGCTATCAGGCAATTGCAGAACGCCTCTATAAATTTGACGAAGTTCGATCAGTTAGACTTATTTCGGGTGATCATGACATCTCTCTGACCGTACGTGGGAAATCAATGAAACAGGTAGCTTTTTTTGTAGCTGAAAAAATAGCTACACTTGAGAACGTCCAGAGCACATCAACACATTTTGTGCTTAAAACATACAAAGAGGACGGAGTAATACTGTACGAAACCGAGCAGCTCAAAAGATTACCGATATCACCTTAA
- a CDS encoding aminotransferase class I/II-fold pyridoxal phosphate-dependent enzyme, translating to MRQKCNPTDFLAKSLQSIPPSGIRRFFDLVSEIDEVISLGVGEPDFITPWHIREACIHSIEQGETSYTSNYGLKELREEVCKMYIRKHGVHYDPGNEALITTGVSEALDIAIRTIVNPGDEVIVVQPSYVAYIPSVIFAGGTPVPVSTDVTNNFKITPESLEAAITDKTKAVIINYPNNPTGAVMKRNELEEIADIVAEHDLFVISDEIYECLTYNGDHTSFASLDGMKERTILLNGFSKAYAMTGFRIAYALATPEIIKSMMLIHQYTMLCAPISSQVGAIEAIKNGDTQMQKMVREYDRRRRLIVRGLNNIGLECFEPEGAFYAFPSVKNSGLSSEDFAESLLNEKQVATVPGDVFGSCGNGFLRCSYAASKEDIKRALDRMEEFITSLK from the coding sequence ATGAGACAAAAATGCAACCCTACTGATTTTCTTGCAAAAAGTTTGCAGAGTATCCCTCCTTCAGGTATCAGGCGTTTCTTTGATCTGGTTTCAGAAATTGACGAAGTTATATCACTTGGAGTGGGAGAGCCTGATTTTATTACTCCCTGGCATATAAGGGAAGCATGTATCCATTCAATTGAACAGGGAGAAACCTCATACACTTCCAACTACGGATTAAAAGAACTCCGCGAAGAAGTATGTAAGATGTACATCCGCAAACATGGAGTACACTACGACCCGGGAAATGAAGCATTAATAACCACTGGAGTTAGTGAAGCACTGGATATCGCAATCAGGACAATAGTCAATCCAGGAGATGAAGTTATAGTTGTCCAGCCTTCATATGTTGCCTACATTCCCTCAGTAATTTTTGCCGGTGGAACTCCAGTCCCTGTATCAACTGATGTAACAAACAATTTCAAGATCACACCTGAAAGTCTGGAAGCTGCTATCACAGACAAAACAAAGGCAGTAATCATAAACTATCCCAACAACCCTACCGGTGCAGTGATGAAGCGCAATGAGCTGGAGGAAATTGCAGATATAGTAGCCGAACATGATCTTTTTGTGATCTCGGATGAAATATATGAATGTCTGACATATAACGGAGACCATACCAGTTTTGCATCACTTGATGGTATGAAAGAGCGTACAATCCTACTCAACGGTTTTTCAAAAGCATATGCAATGACAGGTTTTAGAATTGCCTATGCGTTAGCCACACCGGAAATAATCAAATCAATGATGCTCATACATCAGTATACAATGCTCTGTGCTCCAATATCATCACAGGTGGGAGCCATTGAAGCAATAAAAAACGGCGATACCCAGATGCAGAAAATGGTCAGGGAGTATGACAGAAGACGAAGGCTTATAGTGCGCGGCCTGAACAATATCGGGCTTGAGTGTTTTGAGCCGGAAGGCGCATTCTATGCATTCCCCAGTGTAAAAAATTCAGGGCTTTCTTCAGAAGATTTTGCAGAGAGCCTTCTGAATGAGAAACAGGTTGCCACTGTCCCCGGCGATGTTTTTGGAAGCTGTGGGAATGGTTTTTTGAGGTGTTCTTATGCTGCTTCAAAAGAAGATATCAAAAGAGCCCTGGACAGGATGGAAGAGTTCATCACCAGTCTGAAATAA
- a CDS encoding DUF5518 domain-containing protein → MAVLCTLLLYAVPGIDFIAPLAGGFIGSYFTASNTSEGLSVGLWMTVIMIIPSIVLAFLIGTLFSGMAFIGFLGAFSVIFITLILISHIAILGTIGTVLGGWFNSRQSTN, encoded by the coding sequence ATTGCCGTTTTATGTACATTGCTATTGTATGCAGTCCCTGGAATTGACTTTATTGCACCCCTGGCAGGGGGATTCATAGGAAGTTATTTTACAGCATCCAATACCTCAGAAGGACTTAGTGTAGGATTATGGATGACAGTTATTATGATCATACCCAGCATAGTACTGGCATTCCTTATAGGTACATTGTTTAGTGGAATGGCTTTCATCGGATTTCTGGGAGCATTTTCAGTGATATTCATTACATTGATACTGATATCACATATTGCAATCCTTGGAACCATAGGCACTGTTCTTGGAGGATGGTTCAACAGCAGGCAGAGCACCAATTAA
- a CDS encoding MM0924 family protein, producing the protein MQSFIVEHYLYKEVDVYAGGPDVFQGKIEACADGVLTLKTGDMLTHIAIDKIIAIWEKKE; encoded by the coding sequence ATGCAGTCTTTTATTGTTGAACATTATCTGTACAAGGAAGTTGATGTCTATGCTGGCGGACCGGATGTATTTCAGGGCAAAATCGAAGCATGTGCTGACGGAGTTCTCACTCTGAAAACCGGAGACATGTTAACTCATATCGCCATAGATAAAATAATCGCAATCTGGGAAA